The sequence below is a genomic window from Roseovarius nanhaiticus.
CGCGGGCAATGCCTGCGCGCGGATCACCTGCGCCAGCGCGGCGGCATCGACATGCCCGAATGGCGCACCGATCAAGGTGCCGCCCGTCCGCGCGCCGATCAGGGGGCGCGGCGCCGGGGGCAAGGGCGGCGTGTCGCACCAATCCTCCGGCATGGCCGCCTCGGCCAGCACGCGCGCCATGCGGCGCTGGTCGGGGGTGATATGCCGGGCCAACCAGTGCGCCATTTCGATCAACGCCGGAATGGCCGTGTCCTCGGTGATCGCCCGTCCAGAGGCGGCACCCTCCGCGCGCAGAATCAGGCCGGATGCGCCGCGCTCGATACGGATATCGGCGCTGTCCTCGGTCAGCAGGGGGCGCGCGCCGCAATCGACGGCGTAGCCTACCTTGGCAGGCAGCTCCGGCACATCGGCAAGCCGCGAAGTCAACGCCTGTGCAAGGCGGTGGACGGTATCGCCCTCCTGCCAGAACGGCGCGACTAGGATGTTGCGCCGCCGCTCCAGCGCCGGATCAGCGTCAAGCAGGCTCAGATCGCCCAACGCATCCACCAACGCAGCGTGATCTGCCTCGGCCACGCCGCGGATCTGCAGGTTCGCACGGCTCGTCAGGTCGAGATAACCGTGCCCGTAGCGCCGCGCCAGATCGCAAAGGCCCAGCGCCTGCGCCGCTGTCAGCCGCGCCATATGCGGACGGATGCGCACGACCAGCCCGTCGGCAGCCATCATCGGGCGATACGCGCCGGGACACCAGCCTTTGACCTCGGGCGCGCTCATGCGGGTGCCTCCAGACCGGCCATCACCGAATTGCGCCGTGTCTGCCACAGGCCGGCCTCCAGCAGCGCGGCAAAACGCGCCTGCATCGCGCGGTACGCCTCGGGATTGGCATCTTGCAGGAAACCTTCGGTTTCGGGATCACCCAGCGTCGCGTCGTGGTAAAGATCAAAGAGATGCGGCGCCACCGCACCC
It includes:
- a CDS encoding cobalamin biosynthesis protein CobG — translated: MSAPEVKGWCPGAYRPMMAADGLVVRIRPHMARLTAAQALGLCDLARRYGHGYLDLTSRANLQIRGVAEADHAALVDALGDLSLLDADPALERRRNILVAPFWQEGDTVHRLAQALTSRLADVPELPAKVGYAVDCGARPLLTEDSADIRIERGASGLILRAEGAASGRAITEDTAIPALIEMAHWLARHITPDQRRMARVLAEAAMPEDWCDTPPLPPAPRPLIGARTGGTLIGAPFGHVDAAALAQVIRAQALPAIRLTPWRMLLLEAGTPPDSPAFVTDPQDPLMRVDACAGAPFCPSSSVETRALARALAPFVAGSLHVSGCAKGCARAGAADLTLIGRAGRYDLLGGGRAGDTPERYGLSPKNILAEMSKNT